TATTTCAATTACCCAAGAAGCTTTGTGAGGAACTTGATGCAATGTGCGTGAAATTCTGGTGGGGACAGGTAGGGGAGGAGTGGAAAATCCATTGGAAGAGTTGGAACAAGCTGACCGAAGCTAAGAAGGTAGAAGGGATGGGTTTTCAGGATCTAGCCCCTTTCAATCTAGCCATGTTGGCAAAGCAGGGATGGAGGCTAATACAGCAGCAAGATTCTTTGATGTTCAAATGCTTCAAAGCCAGGTATTTTCCACGGAGTCATTTTTTGGATGCCTCTGCCTCACCTAACCGTTCATTTGTCTAGAGGAGCATAACAGCAACTATCCCAATCCTAAGATTTGGTTGCTGTTGGAGGGTTGGAGATGGataaaaaattagagtttaCATGGAAGAGTGGATACCGAATCATCCAACAAATGGAGTATTGAACCAGATGAGGGGGGTGGAGAGCGACTAGTATGTATCGGACCTTATAATACAGGAACAAAGAGTATGGAACTGTGAAGTCATAAAGGCATATTTCCATGGTAATGATGCAGATGCTATTCTCAGAATCCTTCTAAGTCATAGACAAACATTAGAtgtaattattttgttacatactgttaaatattagcattgatacaccatgttgaatatgctagtatggatgcggaagcgaaagcataaagtatagaatATAGTAACACATaagagttacgtggttcagcctaacggcctacatccacggaggaaaccctaaagggttacattaataatatattagagtgtagtacaaatcctgtgttacaatgaattataacatgtgtatatatagtagactaaaccctagactaatagacttctagtacaagtaggagacttgacttgcacacaaagtagaattaggcttgggcctatgctaataggctaatatatctctaacaccccctctcaaactcaagatggaagcttgatgaaatcttgagatttgataaggttgagaagatcccttgaatgaagtttggcatagaaaaccatggccacagaaaggtggctctgataccatgttaaatattagcattgatacaccatgttgaatatgctagtatggatgtggaagcgaaagcataaagtatagaatATAGTAACACATaagagttacgtggttcagcctaacggcctacatccacggaggaaaccctaaagggttacattaataatatattagagtgtagtacaaatcctgtgttacaatgaatcataacatgtgtatatatagtagactaaaccctagactaatagacttctagtacaagtaggagacttgacttgcacacaaagtagaattaggcttgggcctatgctaatgggctaatatatctctaacacatACAAAGAAAGGTATCTATTCGGTTAAGTCGAGCTATCACGTGGCGAGACAACtccaaaaaatcaattagtggGCAGAAACATCAACAGGTCCGATCGGAGCTTATGTGTGGACAAAACTATGGAATTTTAATGTGCCTAACAAAATTAAAGTGTTTGGGTGGCGTGCATGCCAGAATATTTTGCCAACCCAGGGCTAACCTTAGGCAATGGAAGATTATTGAAGAGGACGGTTGCATCCTCTGTTCACATGAGTTAGAAACAAGGGTTCATGCACTGTGGAACTGTGCAGTTGCAAAGGATGTTTGGGTGGGCAGTTTGGTTCGGTTGCAGAAAAGGAGTTCAAACCATCAAGATGTACTTCAGTTATTCCATGAGTTGCTGGTTTGACTGTCCAAATCAGAGTTTGAACTATTCCTGGTTAAGGCTTGGCTGATTTGGAACCAAAGGAACTCGGTAACTTACGGGGGAAAGATTAGAGACCCGAGATGGCTGAATAAAAGAGCGTTGGACTACCTCACTGAGTTCCAACAATCCCAGGTCTAGCTGCAAGCTCAACTGCCACGTTCAAGAGTGAATGTGTGGTATGCCTCGCTGGAACCAGCCTACAAGCTTAATTTTGACGCTGCAATATTCAAGGAGTTGAAGGGCTCGGGGTTTGGAGCTATAATACGAAATGGGTAGGGAGAGGTAATGGCAGCTTTGTCCATTAGAAGGCCACTAGTTGAGGATAATGAGGAGGTAGAAACACTAGCTTGTAGACGTGCGATGGAGTTTGCCATTGACGCGAGATTTTCAGAGTTGGTTATCGAAGGTGATAATGCAACGGTTATAGCTTCCCTCTCGCATCCTGGGAATAACATGTCTCAGCTTGGCCATATAGTTTAGGATATCCAGTGGCTTTCAACTGGACTTAGATGGGTTTGCTTTAGTCATGTAAATCGGGGTGCTAACTCTGTGGCACACTTGTTAGCTAGACACGTGAAAAATGTTACAAAGGACATGATTTGGATGGAGGATATATACTCCCCATCCAGTGGCTGAAGCCTTGTACTTTGATTCCATGCATTTATTTGAATGAATGAGAAGAtcgttttcaaaaaaaaaaaaaaattttgaaaaatctaaaccCTATTTAATAATGGggaattaataaaattaaatattaaattctatCGTTTAAACATAAATTACATCTCTTAGTAAAATTTACATGGATGTAATGAATCCAAGAAACCAACCAACATCCTGTTTAATAACCTAGCTATTGAATGAGTtctgaataaataaataaaataataatgagaaaaagATTGCAAATTGCAAATTGTAATGGgtaagcaataaaaaaaaatcaatataattaAGTCCAGTACATAAAAATCAatcctctttattttttgtccattttgtgtttatttgaataatttaaattCAGAAACCAATGTGATAGATTGCAAAATATGTTTGACCATTTTGGGTTCATTTCCCAGTCAAATGCAGcatttatgcattattttttgttaaactaGAGATTTTTGGAGTTTGGATATTTGGTTGAATGAGTTAGGGAAGCATTTAGTTTAGAAAGTTTAGAGGCTTCAATGTGAGCAAATGCAGGTGCTGTAT
This genomic stretch from Quercus lobata isolate SW786 chromosome 3, ValleyOak3.0 Primary Assembly, whole genome shotgun sequence harbors:
- the LOC115981412 gene encoding uncharacterized protein LOC115981412 is translated as MLSKAGKEVLIKAVAQSIPTYSMGVFQLPKKLCEELDAMCVKFWWGQVGEEWKIHWKSWNKLTEAKKVEGMGFQDLAPFNLAMLAKQGWRLIQQQDSLMFKCFKASCKGCLGGQFGSVAEKEFKPSRCTSVIP